The following are from one region of the Candidatus Methylomirabilota bacterium genome:
- the pqqA gene encoding pyrroloquinoline quinone precursor peptide PqqA: MTWETPAFVEIKMDAEINSYQDDFDRDDPDSF; the protein is encoded by the coding sequence ATGACGTGGGAGACACCCGCGTTCGTGGAGATCAAGATGGACGCCGAGATCAACTCGTACCAGGATGATTTCGATCGCGACGACCCGGATTCCTTCTAG
- the pqqC gene encoding pyrroloquinoline-quinone synthase PqqC, translating into MSEASPRPPLSADAFVEWLRREGETRYHDHHRYHVLMHDGKLTRLQLQQWVLNRYYYQTRVPIKDAIILSRSEDPAFRRMWIRRIHDHDGDEAGAGGLELWLRLAEGVGLDREEVASCRAVLPGVRFACDAYVALVRERSLVEAVASSLTEFFAPDLMTRRVLAWERHYPWVSREMLEYFRSRVPRARRDSQEAIDFVARHATTYELQARCVAALVRKTEILWHLLDCLYAAYIEPGWGPAGGRA; encoded by the coding sequence ATGAGCGAGGCCTCACCGCGCCCGCCGCTCTCGGCGGACGCCTTCGTGGAATGGCTGCGCCGCGAGGGCGAGACACGGTATCACGACCATCACCGCTATCACGTGCTGATGCACGACGGGAAGCTCACCCGGCTCCAGCTCCAGCAGTGGGTGCTCAACCGCTACTACTATCAGACCCGGGTCCCCATCAAGGACGCGATCATTCTCTCCCGGTCGGAGGATCCGGCCTTCCGGAGGATGTGGATCCGGCGCATCCATGATCACGACGGTGACGAAGCGGGGGCGGGCGGGCTCGAGCTCTGGCTCCGGCTGGCCGAGGGGGTCGGGCTCGACCGCGAGGAGGTCGCGAGCTGCCGCGCGGTGCTGCCCGGTGTGAGGTTCGCCTGCGATGCCTACGTCGCGCTGGTGCGCGAGCGCAGCCTGGTCGAGGCGGTAGCGTCGTCGCTGACGGAGTTCTTCGCCCCCGATCTGATGACCCGGCGGGTCCTGGCCTGGGAGCGCCACTACCCATGGGTCAGCCGCGAGATGCTGGAGTACTTCCGATCTCGGGTGCCTCGGGCCCGACGCGATTCCCAGGAGGCGATCGACTTCGTCGCCCGTCACGCCACGACCTACGAGTTGCAGGCCCGCTGCGTGGCGGCGCTCGTCCGGAAGACGGAGATCCTGTGGCACCTGCTGGATTGCCTGTACGCGGCCTACATCGAGCCGGGCTGGGGGCCGGCGGGTGGGCGGGCATGA
- a CDS encoding xanthine dehydrogenase family protein molybdopterin-binding subunit, with product MIRLTGARIKRVEDPRLLRGGGRYVADLALPGMLAVAFVRSPHAHAEVRAVDVAGARARPGVLAVATAADLRGKARPLAPRLDGGGFTPTEWPALAEGRVRFAGEAVAAVVADSAALAVDACEAVVISYGPLPAVTSIDTALARGQVLFHRDWRHGEVDAGFATAPVVLRERFSHGRCAPVPLEPRGLVADWDGATLTVWASTQTPQILRSALAASLGLGEARVRVIVPDVGGGFGLKVHVFPEDVAVAALARTLGRPLKWVEARRENLAAASHAREQRVDLEVAADGDGRLLALRARVLSDAGAYHIHGLTQALEPLGTAAILPGPYLTPAYAYEAVAVATNKPPLGAYRGVGMTMGAFVMERALDLLAGRLALDPADVRRRNLIPREAYPFTSASGMTYDSGDYHKALDLALDLAGYEQLKRDRQRARAAGHRVGIGVACYTEYTGMGAEVFRRRGMRDIPGIEAAMVRIEPDGTVRCAVSFPSQGQGHATALGQIIADRLGVPVERVVLQPIDTHGGPAGSGTFGSRGAVGMMGAAGAAADRVRQKVTRLAAHLLEAAPEDIVLQEGGAHVTGLPQRAVSLVDIARAAYAPPVGGLGPGVEPGLEATIYFDPPGATFSGAVHVAVVEVDPETGRVRVLGYTVVEDCGPLINPMLVEGQVHGAVCQGAGEALRESIVYDEDGQLLTATLMDYALPRADELPEPRIGHLETPAPHFPGGIKGMGEGGTIGAPAALANAVADAVGARGVTITRLPIRPADLIGMP from the coding sequence GTGATCCGCCTGACCGGCGCGCGCATCAAGCGGGTGGAGGACCCGCGGCTGCTCCGCGGGGGCGGGCGCTACGTGGCCGACCTCGCCCTGCCCGGGATGCTGGCGGTGGCCTTCGTTCGCAGCCCCCACGCTCACGCGGAGGTCCGTGCGGTCGACGTGGCCGGCGCCCGCGCCCGGCCCGGCGTGCTGGCGGTCGCGACGGCGGCCGACCTGCGCGGGAAGGCTCGCCCACTGGCGCCCCGGCTCGACGGCGGCGGCTTCACGCCCACGGAGTGGCCCGCGCTCGCCGAGGGCCGCGTGCGCTTCGCCGGCGAGGCGGTGGCGGCGGTTGTCGCGGACAGCGCCGCGCTGGCGGTCGATGCCTGCGAGGCCGTCGTCATCAGCTACGGGCCGCTGCCCGCGGTCACCTCGATCGATACGGCTCTGGCGAGGGGCCAGGTCCTCTTCCACCGCGACTGGCGCCACGGCGAGGTCGACGCCGGCTTTGCCACGGCGCCGGTGGTGCTGCGCGAGCGGTTCAGCCACGGACGCTGTGCGCCGGTGCCGCTGGAGCCTCGCGGTCTCGTCGCGGACTGGGACGGCGCGACCCTCACCGTGTGGGCGTCGACCCAGACGCCCCAGATCCTCCGCTCGGCCCTGGCGGCCAGCCTGGGGCTGGGTGAGGCGCGCGTCAGGGTGATCGTGCCCGACGTCGGTGGCGGCTTCGGGCTCAAGGTGCACGTCTTTCCCGAAGACGTTGCGGTCGCCGCGCTTGCTCGCACGCTGGGACGCCCGCTGAAGTGGGTCGAGGCGCGGCGGGAGAACCTGGCGGCCGCATCGCATGCGCGCGAGCAGCGGGTCGACCTGGAGGTGGCGGCCGATGGCGATGGCCGCCTGCTGGCCCTGCGGGCCCGGGTGCTGTCCGATGCGGGCGCCTATCACATCCACGGGCTCACGCAAGCGCTCGAGCCGCTGGGCACCGCCGCCATCCTGCCCGGGCCGTACCTGACGCCGGCCTACGCCTACGAGGCCGTGGCGGTGGCGACCAACAAGCCCCCGCTGGGCGCCTACCGCGGCGTGGGAATGACGATGGGCGCCTTCGTCATGGAGCGCGCGCTGGATCTGCTGGCCGGGCGGCTCGCCCTCGACCCCGCCGACGTGCGGCGCCGCAACCTGATCCCGCGCGAGGCCTATCCGTTCACGTCGGCCAGCGGGATGACGTACGACAGCGGCGATTATCACAAGGCGCTCGATCTCGCCCTCGATCTGGCGGGCTACGAGCAGCTCAAGCGCGACCGCCAGCGCGCCCGGGCCGCCGGGCACCGGGTGGGGATCGGGGTCGCCTGCTACACGGAGTACACCGGCATGGGGGCCGAGGTCTTCCGCCGACGCGGCATGCGGGACATCCCCGGCATCGAGGCCGCGATGGTGCGCATCGAGCCCGACGGGACCGTGCGCTGCGCGGTGAGCTTCCCTTCCCAGGGCCAGGGCCATGCCACGGCGCTGGGGCAGATCATCGCCGACCGGCTGGGCGTGCCGGTCGAACGCGTCGTGCTGCAGCCGATCGACACGCACGGCGGGCCGGCGGGCAGCGGGACCTTCGGCAGCCGGGGGGCCGTGGGCATGATGGGCGCCGCCGGCGCGGCGGCCGATCGGGTGCGGCAAAAGGTGACGCGGCTGGCGGCGCACCTGCTGGAGGCCGCCCCCGAGGACATCGTGCTTCAGGAGGGCGGGGCCCACGTCACCGGCCTGCCCCAGCGGGCGGTGTCGCTCGTCGACATCGCGCGCGCCGCGTACGCGCCGCCTGTCGGCGGCCTGGGCCCAGGGGTGGAGCCGGGGCTCGAGGCTACGATCTATTTCGATCCCCCGGGCGCGACCTTCTCGGGGGCCGTCCACGTGGCCGTGGTCGAGGTGGATCCCGAGACGGGCCGTGTGCGCGTGCTGGGCTACACCGTGGTGGAGGACTGCGGGCCGCTGATCAATCCCATGCTCGTGGAGGGGCAGGTGCACGGCGCCGTGTGTCAGGGCGCCGGCGAGGCCCTGCGGGAGAGTATCGTCTACGACGAGGACGGCCAGCTCCTCACCGCGACCCTCATGGACTACGCCCTGCCGAGGGCGGACGAGCTGCCCGAGCCCCGGATCGGCCACCTGGAGACGCCTGCTCCTCATTTCCCGGGCGGCATCAAGGGCATGGGCGAGGGGGGCACCATCGGCGCCCCGGCGGCGCTCGCCAACGCCGTGGCCGACGCCGTGGGCGCGCGCGGCGTCACCATCACGCGGCTGCCCATTCGCCCCGCCGACCTCATCGGCATGCCTTGA
- the pqqD gene encoding pyrroloquinoline quinone biosynthesis peptide chaperone PqqD, with protein MMSPASRPRLASKARIRFDRRGQQYMLLYPEKGLALNSTAAAVVRLCTGEHTVEAIVDRLAAESGGEPRERVEREIVAFLQALADRGLVKDGM; from the coding sequence ATGATGTCGCCGGCGAGCCGGCCCCGGTTGGCTTCCAAAGCCCGGATTCGCTTCGACCGGCGGGGCCAGCAGTACATGTTGCTCTATCCCGAGAAGGGGTTGGCCCTGAACTCCACGGCCGCCGCGGTCGTGAGGCTGTGCACGGGGGAGCACACCGTCGAAGCGATCGTGGACCGGCTGGCCGCCGAGTCCGGAGGCGAGCCACGCGAGCGGGTGGAGCGGGAGATTGTGGCCTTCCTGCAGGCGCTGGCCGATCGCGGCCTGGTGAAGGACGGCATGTGA
- the pqqB gene encoding pyrroloquinoline quinone biosynthesis protein PqqB, whose product MRIRVLGSAAGGGAPQWNCGCGNCRGLRQGTVRAQPRTQECVAVSADGDAWFLLNVSPEIRAQIESFPPLHPQAARHSPIAGIVLTNGDLDHCLGLLSLRESYPLTVYATDRVRRGFTEDNVLYRTLQRFDGQVIWRVLKFGHEEEMTASGRPTGLVLSALAVPGKLPIHLEGRVPPDPEDNVVLRIRQSATGRTLAYASAVGAVTPAVRAALAGADCVFFDGTFWSSDELPVQGLGTSRAEDMAHVPVGGPQGSLVALGAMPGTRRIFIHINNTNPLLREDSPERLAIVAQGWELAFDGMEIVL is encoded by the coding sequence GTGCGCATTCGGGTCCTCGGCTCGGCAGCAGGGGGCGGAGCGCCGCAGTGGAACTGCGGCTGTGGAAACTGCCGCGGCCTGCGCCAGGGGACGGTACGGGCGCAGCCGCGCACGCAGGAATGCGTGGCCGTCAGCGCCGACGGCGACGCGTGGTTTCTCCTCAACGTCTCGCCGGAGATCCGAGCCCAGATCGAGAGTTTTCCTCCGTTGCACCCGCAGGCGGCGCGGCATTCCCCCATCGCCGGCATCGTGCTCACCAACGGTGACCTCGATCACTGCCTGGGCCTGCTGTCGCTCCGCGAGTCGTACCCGCTGACGGTGTACGCGACCGATCGCGTGCGGCGCGGCTTCACCGAGGACAATGTCCTCTACCGCACCCTGCAGCGGTTCGACGGGCAGGTGATCTGGCGGGTGCTGAAGTTCGGCCACGAAGAAGAGATGACGGCATCGGGCCGGCCCACCGGGCTCGTGCTGTCCGCCCTCGCCGTCCCCGGCAAGCTGCCGATCCACCTGGAGGGGCGTGTACCCCCCGATCCCGAGGACAACGTGGTCCTGCGCATTCGGCAGTCGGCAACCGGGCGCACGCTGGCCTACGCTTCCGCGGTGGGCGCGGTGACGCCGGCCGTGCGTGCCGCACTGGCCGGGGCGGACTGCGTATTCTTCGATGGGACGTTCTGGTCCAGCGACGAGCTACCCGTGCAGGGGCTCGGCACCAGTCGGGCCGAGGACATGGCCCATGTGCCGGTGGGAGGGCCGCAGGGCAGCCTGGTCGCGCTGGGGGCGATGCCGGGGACGCGGCGAATCTTCATCCACATCAACAACACCAACCCGTTGCTTCGCGAGGACTCGCCGGAACGGCTGGCGATCGTCGCGCAGGGCTGGGAGCTCGCCTTCGACGGCATGGAGATCGTGCTATGA